The Mesorhizobium loti DNA segment TGCGACGTCGCAGCAATACCCGCTGCAGATGGCAGCGCTCGGCATCGAGGCGATCGCCGCCTTCGCCAAGGATGGAACCAAGCCGAAGCCGACCGAAGGCAAGAACTTCTTCGACACCGGCGTCAATTTGGTGACCGACAAGCCGGCCAACGGCGTCAAGTCCATCGACACCAAGGAAGGCCTCGCCAAGTGCTGGGGCTGATGCTGGTCTGACCGGCAATTACCGAACTCGAGCGGTTGGGGCTTGATCCCCGACCGCTTCGGGTGGACGATGGGTCGCGTGACCGCGAACAATCCCGGCAACAGACCGGAAAGGCGTGGACGGGCGTTGGCGCTAGGCTGACACCTCACGGGGAGGAAACATGGCTCAAGCTCAGGAATTCGAGAAGGTTCTCTCGGGCAGCGACACCAGCGTCGCCGCTTTTGACGAGCACAAATCGGCCGTCAAGCGCATCCAGCATTTCCTGCATTCGACGCCGGCGGCAGTGCCGCTGATCGTGCTGGTCCTGTCAATCATCATTTTCGGCATCGCCATCGGCGGACGTTTCTTTTCGTCCTATACGCTGACGCTGATCCTGCAGCAGATCGCCATCGTCGGCATTCTGGGCGCCGCGCAGACACTGGTCATCCTGACCGCCGGCATCGACCTGTCGATTGGCGTGATTATGGTGATTTCAGCCGTGATCATGGGCAATTGCGCGGTCAGCTACGGTATGCCGGCCATTCTCGCCGTGGCGATCGGGCTTGCCGCGGGTGCGGCCTGCGGGCTGCTCAACGGGTTGCTGGTCGCCTATATGAAACTGCCGCCCTTCATCGTGACGCTTGGCACCTGGAACATCGTCATGGCCACGAACTTCATCTATTCGGCCAATGAGACGATCCGCGACACCGACGTCGACACCCAGGCGCCGTTGCTGCATCTGTTCGCCCTGAGCTTCAAGATCGGCACGGCGGTGCTGACGCTCGGCGTCATTGCCACGGTCGTGCTCGTGCTGATCCTCTGGTACGTGCTCAACCACACCGCATGGGGTCGCCATGTCTACGCCGTCGGCGATGACCAGGAGGCGGCGAAGCTGTCGGGCATCCAGACCAAGAAGGTGCTGGTGACGGTCTATACCCTTGCCGGGCTGATCGCCGCTTTCGCTGCCTGGGTTTCTGTCGGCCGCAACGGCTCGATCTCACCGTCCGCCGCCGTCACCGATTACAATCTGCAGGCCATCACCGCGACCGTGATCGGCGGTATTTCTCTGTTCGGCGGGCGCGGCTCTATCCTGGGCACGCTGTTCGGCGCGATGATCGTCGGCGTCGTCTCCATGGGTCTCAACATGCTGGGCGCCGATCCGCAATGGAAAGTGCTGCTCACCGGTGTGCTGATCATCGGCGCCGTGGCAATCGACCAATGGATCAGAAAGGTTTCGGCATAGTCATGACCCAGGAACCCATCCTCACCGCGCGTGGCCTGGTCAAGCGCTACGGTCGCGTCACCGCCCTCGACAATGCCGACTTCGACCTTTATCCCGGCGAAATCCTTGCCGTCATCGGCGACAACGGCGCCGGCAAGTCGTCGCTCATCAAGGCGATTTCCGGCGCGGCCGTGCCCGACGAAGGTGAAATCCGGCTTGAAGGCAAAGCCGTTTCCTTCAAATCGCCGATGGAGGCCCGCGAAGCCGGTATCGAGACGGTTTACCAGAACCTCGCTTTGTCGCCGGCACTGTCGATCGCCGACAACATGTTCCTCGGCCGGGAGATCCGCAAACCCGGCTTCCTCGGCCAGTGGCTGCGCATGCTCGATCGCCCGGCGATGGAAAAGCGCGCCCGCGACAAGCTCACCGAACTTGGCTTGATGACCATCCAGAACATCAGCCAGGCGGTGGAGACGCTGTCGGGCGGCCAGCGCCAGGGCGTGGCGGTGGCGCGCGCCGCTGCCTTCGGCAGCCGCGTGGTAATCATGGACGAACCAACGGCCGCCCTTGGCGTCAAGGAAAGCCGCCGCGTGCTCGAACTGATCCTCGACGTCAAGAAGCGCGGCCTGCCGATCGTGCTGATCTCGCACAACATGCCGCATGTCTTCGAGGTGGCCGACCGTATCCACATCCACCGCCTGGGTCGTCGCCTGTGCGTCATCGATCCCAAGCAATATACGATGTCCGATGCCGTCGCCTTCATGACCGGCGCGAAGGCACCTCCGGAGGCTGCGCTCGCGGCCTGATTGTCAAATTGCCGCAGGGTAAGCCGGCGCATGCTCATCTAAATCGATTGAATATATGTTGCAATGCAGTAACATGGGCTGGGATGAATGGTGAAAGCCGGTATGATCATTGCAACCGCACGAGAGGCAGCATGACGCGCGCGATGACATCCGAGACCCTTCCTCCACTGCTCGAAAATCCTGATCCGAAGACGCTCGCAAGGGAAGTCTTGGTGGCCCTCAAATACCGGGTCGGCAAGGATACCACCGTCGCGACCCAGTACGACTGGCTGACGGCCTCGATCAAGGTCGTGCGCGACCGCATCGTCGATCGCTGGATGCAGGCAACGAAAGAGGCCTACGACCAGCAGGAAAAGCGCGTCTACTATTTGTCGCTGGAGTTCCTCATCGGCCGCTTGATGCGCGACGCCTTCTCCAATCTCGGTTTGATGGCCAATATGCGCGAGGCGCTGTCGTCGCTCGGCGTGGACCTCGATCTCATCGCGGCGCTTGAGCCCGATGCCGCGCTCGGCAATGGTGGCCTTGGCCGGCTCGCCGCCTGCTTCATGGAAAGCATGGCGACCGTCGACATTCCGGCACACGGCTACGGCATCCGCTACGCCAACGGCATGTTCCGCCAGGAGATTCAAGGCGGCTGGCAGGTCGAACTGCCCGAGACATGGCTCGACCACGGCAACCCTTGGGAATTCGAACGGCGCGAACGCTCCTTCGAAGTCGGTTTCGGCGGTTCGGTGGAGTCCATCACCTCGAAGGACGGCCGGCTCGAGCGTCACGTCTGGAAGCCGACCGAGCATGTCCTGGCTGTCGCCTACGACACGCCTGTCGTCGGCTGGCGGGGCAACCGCGTCAACACGCTGCGGCTGTGGTCGGGCATGCCGGTCGATCCGATCCTGCTCGACAAGTTCAATGCCGGCGACCACATCGGCGCGCTCGCCGAAAGCAACAAGGCTGACGCGCTGTCGCGCGTGCTTTACCCCGCCGATTCCCATATGGCCGGGCAGGAGCTCAGGCTGCGGCAGGAGTATTTCTTCTCGACCGCCTCGCTACAGGACATCGTGCAGCGCCATCTCAGCCAGTATGGCGACCTGAAGTCGCTGCCCGACAAGGCGGCGATCCACCTCAACGACACCCATCCGGCGATCGCCGTGCCGGAGCTGATGCGGCTCTTGATGGATGTCCACGGCATGGACTTCGATCTCGCCTGGGACATCACCAAGCGCACCTTCGGCTACACCAACCACACGCTTCTTCCGGAGGCGCTGGAAAGCTGGCCGGTGCCGCTGTTCGAGCGGCTTTTGCCGCGCCATATGCAGATCGTATACGCCATAAATGCGCAGGTGCTTCTGGAGGCGCGCGCCACCGACCAGTTCTCGGACGAGCAGATCAGCCGCATCTCGCTGATCCAGGAGAATGGCGATCGCCGCGTGCGCATGGGCAACCTTGCCTTTGTCGGCTCGCACTCGATCAATGGTGTCTCGGCGCTGCATACAGAACTGATGAAGGAAACGGTGTTCGCCGACCTGCACAAGCTCTATCCCGATCGCATCAACAACAAGACCAACGGCATCACGCCGCGGCGCTGGCTGATCCAGTGCAATCCTGGGCTGACCTCGCTCGCCCGTGAGGCGATCGGTGACCGCTTTCTCGACGACATCGACGCCATCAAAGGGCTCGAGGGCTTTGCCGATGACAGCGCGTTCCGGGAAAAATTCGCGGGCGTCAAGCGGCAGAACAAGGTGCGGCTGGCCAATCTCGTCGCCGACCGGCTCGGCATCAAGGTCGACCCTTCGGCGCTGTTCGACATCCAGGTCAAGCGCATCCATGAATACAAGCGCCAGCTCCTGAACATCCTCGAGGCGATCGCGCTCTACGACCAGATCCGTTCGCATCCCGAACGCGACTGGATGCCGCGCGTGAAATTCTTCGGCGGCAAGGCGGCGCCCAGCTATCACAATGCCAAGCTGATCATCAAACTCGCCAACGATGTCGCCAAGGTCATCAACCGTGATCCGGCGGTGCGTGGCTTGCTGAAAGTGGTGTTCGTGCCGAACTACAATGTCAGCCTGGCCGAAATCATGATGCCGGCCGCCGACCTGTCCGAGCAGATTTCGACCGCGGGCATGGAAGCGTCGGGTACCGGCAACATGAAGTTCGCGCTGAACGGCGCGCTGACCATCGGCACGCTCGACGGCGCCAATGTCGAGATCAAGGAATGCGTCGGCGACGACAACATCTTCATCTTCGGCCTGACGACAGCTGAAGTGGCCGAGCGGCGCAACAATGGCTACAACCCGCGCGCCGTGATCGAGGGTTCGTCCGAACTGGCGCAGGCTGTGGCCGCTGTTTCGTCCGGCGTCTTCTCGCCCGATGATCCCAATCGC contains these protein-coding regions:
- a CDS encoding inner-membrane translocator, which gives rise to MAQAQEFEKVLSGSDTSVAAFDEHKSAVKRIQHFLHSTPAAVPLIVLVLSIIIFGIAIGGRFFSSYTLTLILQQIAIVGILGAAQTLVILTAGIDLSIGVIMVISAVIMGNCAVSYGMPAILAVAIGLAAGAACGLLNGLLVAYMKLPPFIVTLGTWNIVMATNFIYSANETIRDTDVDTQAPLLHLFALSFKIGTAVLTLGVIATVVLVLILWYVLNHTAWGRHVYAVGDDQEAAKLSGIQTKKVLVTVYTLAGLIAAFAAWVSVGRNGSISPSAAVTDYNLQAITATVIGGISLFGGRGSILGTLFGAMIVGVVSMGLNMLGADPQWKVLLTGVLIIGAVAIDQWIRKVSA
- a CDS encoding sugar ABC transporter ATPase; this translates as MTQEPILTARGLVKRYGRVTALDNADFDLYPGEILAVIGDNGAGKSSLIKAISGAAVPDEGEIRLEGKAVSFKSPMEAREAGIETVYQNLALSPALSIADNMFLGREIRKPGFLGQWLRMLDRPAMEKRARDKLTELGLMTIQNISQAVETLSGGQRQGVAVARAAAFGSRVVIMDEPTAALGVKESRRVLELILDVKKRGLPIVLISHNMPHVFEVADRIHIHRLGRRLCVIDPKQYTMSDAVAFMTGAKAPPEAALAA
- a CDS encoding glycogen phosphorylase — encoded protein: MTRAMTSETLPPLLENPDPKTLAREVLVALKYRVGKDTTVATQYDWLTASIKVVRDRIVDRWMQATKEAYDQQEKRVYYLSLEFLIGRLMRDAFSNLGLMANMREALSSLGVDLDLIAALEPDAALGNGGLGRLAACFMESMATVDIPAHGYGIRYANGMFRQEIQGGWQVELPETWLDHGNPWEFERRERSFEVGFGGSVESITSKDGRLERHVWKPTEHVLAVAYDTPVVGWRGNRVNTLRLWSGMPVDPILLDKFNAGDHIGALAESNKADALSRVLYPADSHMAGQELRLRQEYFFSTASLQDIVQRHLSQYGDLKSLPDKAAIHLNDTHPAIAVPELMRLLMDVHGMDFDLAWDITKRTFGYTNHTLLPEALESWPVPLFERLLPRHMQIVYAINAQVLLEARATDQFSDEQISRISLIQENGDRRVRMGNLAFVGSHSINGVSALHTELMKETVFADLHKLYPDRINNKTNGITPRRWLIQCNPGLTSLAREAIGDRFLDDIDAIKGLEGFADDSAFREKFAGVKRQNKVRLANLVADRLGIKVDPSALFDIQVKRIHEYKRQLLNILEAIALYDQIRSHPERDWMPRVKFFGGKAAPSYHNAKLIIKLANDVAKVINRDPAVRGLLKVVFVPNYNVSLAEIMMPAADLSEQISTAGMEASGTGNMKFALNGALTIGTLDGANVEIKECVGDDNIFIFGLTTAEVAERRNNGYNPRAVIEGSSELAQAVAAVSSGVFSPDDPNRYRELINGLYDSDWFMVAADFDAYAAAQRDVDAVWRNSPDWYARAIRNVARVGWFSSDRTIRQYAKEIWNVPA